A genomic window from Lotus japonicus ecotype B-129 chromosome 1, LjGifu_v1.2 includes:
- the LOC130726175 gene encoding glutathione S-transferase T3-like, whose protein sequence is MGPYSPQMPYPNNPQYCVYPPQYQFQNQAPPTGSSSSKVSDTQCEAMPDEPEFSTQRGLDDIELEETGKKRNKWSGKDNILLLQSWLNVSTDPVVGNDQKSTLFWDRIQAQYEEYRDPAYPSRSANSLKSHFSKLNADIQIFVGCHNKATSHWKSGHSDKDIMATAHSIYHVDTGKDFKHENA, encoded by the coding sequence ATGGGACCATATTCACCACAAATGCCTTATCCAAACAATCCACAATATTGCGTGTATCCACCACAATACCAATTTCAAAACCAAGCACCTCCTACTGGTAGCAGCAGTTCAAAAGTCTCAGATACACAATGTGAGGCTATGCCTGATGAGCCTGAATTTTCTACTCAACGgggtctagatgatattgaGCTTGAAGAAACCGGAAAGAAACGCAACAAATGGAGTGGTAAAGataatatacttcttcttcaatcatggCTCAACGTTTCTACCGATCCGGTCGTGGGAAATGATCAAAAGTCAACATTGTTTTGGGATAGGATCCAAGCCCAATATGAGGAGTACCGCGACCCTGCCTATCCTTCGAGGTCAGCAAACTCCTTGAAGTCTCATTTTTCTAAATTGAATGCTGATATTCAAATATTTGTCGGTTGCCACAACAAGGCTACTAGTCAttggaaaagtggacactcagatAAGGACATCATGGCTACGGCGCATTCCATATATCACGTAGATACGGGTAAAGatttcaaacatgagaatgCTTGA
- the LOC130726165 gene encoding uncharacterized protein LOC130726165, with the protein MTTSSTRQKKSGDGAYATSSDPSASIEGDEYEATQPATRPKGKKNIKRKAKVGDTASSEPLYVPNSDMVAIGKAKIDLLASFKELKTQEMEMKMEKTKIKKEKTQIMKAKLLREYRDILMQDTSNMNEVQLAAHQRLCQYAMNELGMS; encoded by the coding sequence ATGACAACCAGTTCAACGAGACAGAAGAAGTCAGGAGATGGGGCGTATGCAACATCGTCTGACCCGAGTGCATCAATTGAGGGCGACGAATATGAGGCCACACAACCAGCAACCCGCCCAAAGGGAAAGAAGAATATCAAAAGGAAAGCCAAAGTAGGAGACACTGCTTCAAGTGAGCCGTTATATGTTCCTAATTCTGATATGGTAGCCATCGGGAAAGCTAAAATAGACTTACTGGCGAGTTTCAAGGAGCTGAAGACCCAAGAAATGGAGATGAAGATggaaaaaaccaaaattaaaaaggaaaaaacccAAATTATGAAGGCGAAGTTGCTTAGGGAATACAGGGATATCCTTATGCAGGACACATCTAACATGAACGAGGTGCAGTTAGCAGCGCATCAGCGCCTATGTCAATACGCCATGAATGAACTAGGAATGTCTTAG